A region from the Caldicellulosiruptor naganoensis genome encodes:
- the larB gene encoding nickel pincer cofactor biosynthesis protein LarB, giving the protein MDIRKILEDVKENRLSIDDALKKLSGLPFEDIDFAKIDHHRKIRQGMSEVVFCEGKTEQQVLKIFERMIEKGEVNIIGTRASKELYEYLKENLKEDIIYYEAARIVCAKRVEIKKNPKGHVAVVSAGTADLKVAEEAAVILEILGNNVKRIYDVGVAGIHRLFSHLDEIQSANAVVAVAGMEGALASVVAGLVSRPVIAVPTSVGYGANFKGLSALLTMLNSCANGVAVVNIDNGFGAAVVAHMINSLANGNL; this is encoded by the coding sequence ATGGACATAAGAAAGATATTGGAAGATGTGAAGGAAAATAGGCTTTCTATTGATGATGCTCTCAAAAAGCTTTCTGGGCTTCCATTTGAAGATATTGACTTTGCAAAGATAGACCATCACAGAAAGATTCGCCAAGGTATGTCTGAAGTCGTTTTTTGTGAAGGGAAAACTGAGCAGCAAGTTTTGAAGATTTTTGAAAGGATGATTGAAAAGGGAGAGGTAAATATTATTGGTACGCGTGCGAGCAAGGAACTTTATGAATATCTAAAAGAAAACCTAAAAGAGGATATAATCTATTATGAAGCTGCAAGAATTGTCTGTGCAAAAAGGGTTGAGATAAAGAAAAACCCCAAAGGCCATGTAGCGGTGGTGTCTGCTGGAACTGCCGACCTGAAAGTAGCTGAAGAGGCAGCAGTTATTTTGGAGATTTTGGGGAATAATGTAAAAAGAATATACGATGTTGGTGTTGCGGGAATTCACAGGCTATTTTCTCATCTTGATGAGATTCAGTCAGCCAACGCTGTCGTAGCAGTTGCTGGGATGGAAGGTGCGCTTGCATCTGTTGTTGCTGGGCTTGTGTCAAGGCCTGTGATTGCTGTGCCAACATCTGTGGGGTATGGAGCAAACTTTAAAGGACTTTCAGCGCTTCTTACCATGCTAAACTCGTGTGCAAATGGTGTTGCAGTTGTTAACATTGACAACGGGTTTGGTGCGGCAGTTGTTGCGCATATGATAAATTCTTTGGCAAACGGGAATTTGTGA
- the proB gene encoding glutamate 5-kinase: protein MRNFADVKKIVVKVGTSTVTYPTGKLNLSRLEKLARVLSDIKNEGRDVVLVTSGAVASGLGRLGLTKNHKTTQEKQALAAIGQGILMQIYEKLFGEYGVVVAQVLLTKDVVDEEKKMLNVKNTFEQLFKFGAIPIVNENDVVAIEELEFGDNDTLSAYVATIIGADLLIILSDIDGLYSCDPRLNKDAELIKEVFEIDSYIESIAGGAGSLNSTGGMQTKIEAAKIAMQNKIPMVIANGENPSVLRDILAGKDVGTLFICKEVYQRGSEVKR from the coding sequence ATGAGGAATTTTGCTGATGTCAAAAAGATTGTAGTTAAGGTTGGAACAAGCACTGTTACATATCCAACCGGCAAACTAAATCTTTCGCGATTGGAGAAACTTGCAAGAGTTCTTTCTGACATAAAAAATGAGGGAAGAGACGTTGTGCTTGTCACATCTGGCGCTGTTGCATCAGGCTTGGGGCGGCTTGGGCTTACAAAAAATCACAAAACAACCCAGGAAAAACAGGCGCTTGCAGCTATTGGCCAGGGAATTTTAATGCAGATTTACGAAAAGCTTTTTGGTGAGTATGGAGTTGTGGTTGCCCAGGTACTCTTGACAAAAGATGTTGTTGATGAGGAAAAAAAGATGTTGAATGTTAAAAACACTTTTGAGCAGCTTTTCAAGTTTGGTGCAATTCCAATTGTAAATGAGAATGACGTTGTTGCCATCGAAGAGCTTGAATTTGGCGACAATGACACGCTCTCTGCCTATGTTGCAACAATAATTGGTGCAGACCTTCTGATAATTCTTTCTGACATAGACGGACTTTATTCATGTGACCCAAGACTGAACAAGGATGCAGAGCTTATAAAAGAGGTTTTTGAGATTGACTCATACATAGAGAGCATTGCAGGAGGAGCTGGGTCTTTGAACTCAACTGGTGGTATGCAAACCAAAATTGAAGCGGCAAAGATTGCAATGCAAAATAAAATTCCTATGGTAATTGCAAATGGAGAAAATCCATCAGTTTTGAGGGATATCTTAGCAGGGAAAGATGTTGGCACACTGTTTATTTGCAAAGAAGTATATCAAAGAGGGAGTGAAGTGAAAAGATGA
- a CDS encoding aldose epimerase family protein — MDFVESFAENGLEFIKVYSKTKNSYFTVAPERGAIVVLLNLSGKDILYLNKETLFDRTKNVRGGIPILFPICGRVVDGKITFKGQEYSMKNHGFARDAAWEVVGYIDELSQNGVVLKLSSNSFTKAFYPYDFELFIKYTINDEIFAVEMLVKNNDREELPFYAGFHPYFLCNKDEFTLKLDCEKCFDDVEKKFVDLENYKELDFSKPEINLDFFDVGSDSIEFTLDKDKKLLLVKDKSFKNIVVWSLKDYDFVCIEPWMGEHEGYLQNKYYYLKPNDIFKATFAIVLKKE, encoded by the coding sequence TTGGATTTTGTAGAAAGCTTTGCAGAAAACGGTCTGGAGTTTATTAAAGTATACTCAAAGACAAAAAACTCATATTTTACAGTTGCACCCGAACGGGGTGCAATTGTTGTTTTACTGAATTTAAGTGGCAAAGACATACTGTATCTTAACAAAGAGACGTTGTTTGACAGGACAAAGAATGTTCGAGGCGGAATTCCTATTCTATTTCCTATATGTGGAAGGGTTGTGGACGGCAAAATTACATTCAAAGGTCAAGAGTATTCCATGAAGAATCACGGGTTTGCACGAGATGCTGCTTGGGAAGTTGTAGGCTATATAGATGAGCTTTCTCAAAATGGAGTAGTATTAAAGCTTTCAAGTAATAGCTTCACAAAGGCATTTTATCCATATGACTTTGAACTTTTCATCAAATACACAATAAACGATGAAATTTTTGCTGTTGAGATGCTTGTAAAAAACAACGACAGAGAAGAGTTGCCATTTTATGCAGGGTTTCATCCATATTTTCTGTGTAACAAGGATGAGTTTACACTAAAGCTTGACTGCGAGAAATGTTTTGATGATGTTGAGAAGAAATTTGTTGACCTTGAAAATTACAAAGAACTTGACTTTTCAAAACCTGAGATCAACCTTGATTTTTTTGATGTTGGAAGCGATAGCATTGAGTTTACTCTTGACAAGGACAAAAAGCTTTTACTCGTAAAAGACAAAAGCTTTAAAAACATTGTCGTGTGGTCTTTAAAAGACTACGATTTTGTTTGCATAGAACCGTGGATGGGAGAGCATGAAGGATATCTTCAAAACAAGTACTATTATTTAAAACCAAATGATATTTTTAAAGCAACATTTGCGATTGTATTGAAAAAAGAATAA
- a CDS encoding endonuclease MutS2 encodes MNQKTLKALEYDKIIEILKNMAKSTPAKEYFENLIPSTNVADIENELNKVDEGYRYVLKYGNPPTLEFENILPSLKKSKLGATLNPQEILQIGKVLKLSYEMRTYLSYTQDFSFLESMKKRLVNLKEVISRIDQTFLTADEILDTASPRLKEIRDRIRKLESRIRDELNSMIRDPKIQRFLQEPIITIRGEKLLLPVKAEFRNEVKGIIHDQSATGATLFVEPFVCVEISNQIRILKNQEKEEIERILQEISSLIASYCEEIETSFYALVELDIVFTKAIWAKEMNASKPIITTDGIINLKKARHPLIQKDKVVPIDIHLGKDFDVLIITGPNTGGKTVTLKTVGLFCLLCQSGIFIPADEGSQLCIFQKIFADIGDDQSIVQSLSTFSAHMKNIIEITKNADDKTLVLLDEIGAGTDPEEGAALAKAILKYLSEKGSKVIATTHYGELKIFAQQEDRFENASCEFDVKTLKPTYRLLIGIPGRSNALVISSNLGLDKGIVEMARGYLSQKTIDLDRIINEMEQKRKEAEENLELAQKLKLEAQALKAAYEEEKKRFDQEKERIRKKAINEAKEIVERAQYEIENLFKDLRKLAENLKEKEVLKELEEKKREYERLIQSISQQEKQEAEFKTKKTLQNIRLGQKVYVRSFDAVGFVESLPDSKGNLTVQIGIMKLNVNISDIEEVEEEENKIYQTASKNVKLKEKRVDLSIDVRGKTSDDAILDVDKYLDDAYTSGLKQVTIIHGKGTGVLRQAIRNFLKRHPLVKSFRDGTYGEGEQGVTIVELRD; translated from the coding sequence TTGAACCAAAAGACACTCAAAGCGTTGGAGTATGACAAGATAATTGAGATTTTAAAAAACATGGCAAAGTCAACTCCAGCAAAGGAATATTTTGAAAACCTCATTCCATCAACCAATGTTGCAGATATAGAAAATGAACTTAATAAGGTCGATGAAGGCTACAGGTACGTTCTAAAGTATGGAAATCCACCAACTTTGGAGTTTGAAAATATACTGCCAAGCCTTAAGAAATCAAAGCTTGGGGCAACTTTAAATCCACAAGAGATTTTGCAAATTGGAAAAGTGTTGAAACTTTCTTATGAGATGCGAACTTATCTTTCTTACACACAAGACTTTAGTTTTCTTGAAAGTATGAAAAAAAGACTTGTAAATTTAAAAGAAGTAATCTCAAGAATTGACCAGACATTTTTAACAGCAGATGAAATCTTAGATACTGCATCACCAAGGTTAAAGGAAATAAGAGATAGGATTAGAAAACTTGAGAGTAGAATAAGAGATGAACTAAATAGCATGATTCGCGACCCAAAAATCCAAAGGTTTTTACAAGAGCCAATTATAACAATCAGAGGCGAAAAGCTCTTACTTCCTGTTAAGGCAGAGTTTAGAAATGAAGTGAAAGGAATTATCCATGACCAGTCAGCAACAGGTGCAACTTTATTTGTTGAGCCTTTTGTTTGTGTTGAGATATCAAATCAAATCAGAATTTTAAAAAATCAAGAAAAAGAGGAAATAGAGAGAATTTTGCAAGAGATATCCTCTTTGATAGCAAGCTATTGTGAGGAAATTGAAACATCTTTTTATGCACTTGTTGAGCTTGACATAGTATTTACGAAAGCTATTTGGGCAAAAGAAATGAACGCAAGCAAACCAATAATAACTACAGATGGCATTATAAATCTCAAAAAAGCTCGGCATCCATTAATACAAAAAGACAAGGTTGTTCCTATTGATATTCATTTAGGCAAAGACTTCGACGTTCTTATAATAACAGGCCCCAACACAGGTGGAAAGACTGTAACACTAAAGACGGTAGGGCTTTTTTGTCTTCTTTGCCAGAGCGGAATATTCATCCCAGCAGATGAAGGCTCCCAGCTTTGCATATTTCAAAAGATTTTTGCTGATATTGGAGATGATCAAAGTATAGTCCAGAGCCTTTCCACATTTTCGGCACATATGAAAAACATCATTGAAATAACAAAAAATGCAGATGATAAAACTCTTGTGCTATTAGATGAGATTGGAGCAGGTACAGACCCTGAAGAAGGTGCAGCTTTGGCGAAAGCAATCTTGAAATATCTTTCTGAGAAGGGCAGCAAGGTGATAGCTACAACACACTATGGTGAGCTAAAAATATTTGCTCAGCAAGAAGATCGGTTTGAAAACGCTTCTTGTGAGTTTGATGTAAAAACCCTAAAGCCTACGTACAGGCTTTTGATAGGAATTCCTGGAAGGAGCAATGCACTTGTAATTTCATCCAATCTTGGACTTGACAAAGGTATTGTTGAGATGGCAAGAGGGTATTTGTCTCAAAAGACAATTGATCTTGACAGAATAATAAACGAAATGGAACAAAAGAGAAAAGAAGCTGAGGAAAACCTTGAACTTGCTCAGAAATTGAAGCTTGAAGCACAAGCTTTAAAGGCGGCGTATGAAGAGGAGAAAAAAAGGTTTGATCAAGAGAAGGAGAGAATTCGCAAAAAGGCCATAAATGAGGCAAAAGAGATTGTAGAAAGAGCACAGTATGAAATAGAAAATCTTTTTAAAGACCTTCGAAAACTTGCTGAAAACTTAAAAGAAAAAGAGGTTTTAAAGGAGTTAGAAGAGAAAAAAAGAGAATATGAAAGGTTGATTCAAAGCATATCACAGCAGGAAAAACAAGAAGCTGAGTTCAAAACCAAAAAAACACTGCAAAATATTCGATTAGGTCAAAAAGTGTATGTCAGAAGCTTTGATGCGGTGGGGTTTGTCGAGAGCCTGCCCGACTCAAAAGGAAATTTGACTGTTCAGATAGGAATTATGAAGCTAAATGTCAATATCTCTGATATTGAAGAGGTAGAAGAGGAAGAAAACAAAATTTATCAAACAGCCTCTAAAAACGTCAAACTCAAAGAAAAAAGAGTTGATTTGTCTATTGATGTCAGGGGAAAGACAAGTGATGATGCAATTTTAGATGTGGATAAGTATTTAGATGATGCGTACACAAGCGGGCTGAAGCAAGTTACAATAATTCATGGGAAAGGCACAGGGGTGTTACGCCAGGCAATCAGGAACTTTTTAAAACGCCATCCGCTTGTGAAGTCTTTCAGAGACGGAACATACGGTGAAGGTGAGCAAGGGGTTACCATTGTTGAGCTGAGAGACTAA
- a CDS encoding DUF6106 family protein gives MNDVFHEQLIVRRKTSSEKAKQVLIIIGGVLVGLATFFIPILNTLGPVLLVLAIWGAVYLSKNYNIEFEYAVTNYYLDIDKIIAQRKRSRVVSLDIRKIDYFISSKDSSMYNAQKNDKSIVQSFDCTSNKGEENVYAIIANVDGKKTRILFEPNEEIVEAIKRFLQKKPYQVYR, from the coding sequence ATGAATGATGTATTTCACGAACAGTTGATAGTCAGAAGAAAGACCTCAAGCGAAAAGGCAAAACAGGTTTTGATAATCATAGGCGGGGTGCTTGTAGGACTTGCAACCTTCTTCATTCCAATTCTAAACACCTTAGGCCCAGTTCTTTTGGTCTTGGCAATCTGGGGAGCAGTCTATCTTTCAAAAAACTACAATATTGAGTTTGAATATGCTGTAACAAACTACTATCTTGACATAGACAAGATTATTGCCCAGAGGAAACGAAGCAGGGTTGTGTCTTTAGACATTCGAAAGATTGACTATTTCATATCCTCAAAAGATAGCAGTATGTACAACGCTCAAAAGAATGACAAAAGCATTGTCCAGTCGTTTGACTGCACTTCTAACAAAGGCGAAGAAAACGTGTATGCTATAATTGCAAACGTCGATGGGAAAAAGACACGCATTTTGTTTGAACCAAATGAAGAGATTGTCGAGGCAATTAAGAGATTTTTGCAGAAAAAGCCTTACCAGGTTTACAGGTAA
- the guaB gene encoding IMP dehydrogenase, with amino-acid sequence MGFKDKVIKEALTFDDVLLVPQYSEVLPKDVDVSTHLTKTIKLNIPLMSAGMDTVTESRMAIAIAREGGIGVIHKNMTIEEQASEVDKVKRSEHGVIVDPFYLSPENKIYEAMELMAKYRISGVPITVNGKLVGIITNRDIRFETDYSKPIKEVMTSSNLITAKEGITLEEAKEIMKKYKIEKLPIVDDEGNLKGLITIKDIEKAVKYPNAAKDSRGRLLCAAAVGVSKDTEQRVDALVKAQVDVIVIDTAHGHSKGVIETLKKIKAKYPNLQVVAGNIATAEAAYDLIKAGADCIKVGIGPGSICTTRVVAGVGVPQITAIMDCAEVAKEYGIPVIADGGIRYSGDITKALAAGADVVMIGSLFAGCEESPGECEIYQGRRFKVYRGMGSLSAMKAGSKDRYFQEDASKLVPEGVEGRVPYKGPLEDTVFQLVGGLKAGMGYCGARTIKELQEKAKFVKITQAGVRESHPHDIYITKEAPNYSLHVE; translated from the coding sequence ATGGGTTTTAAAGACAAAGTGATAAAGGAAGCACTGACTTTTGATGATGTTCTGCTTGTACCACAGTACAGTGAAGTGCTGCCAAAAGATGTTGACGTTTCTACTCATCTTACAAAGACAATAAAACTCAATATTCCTCTTATGTCTGCAGGGATGGACACTGTTACAGAATCACGCATGGCAATTGCAATTGCCAGAGAGGGCGGTATTGGTGTTATACATAAGAACATGACAATTGAAGAGCAGGCAAGCGAGGTTGACAAGGTTAAAAGGTCCGAGCACGGGGTTATAGTTGACCCGTTTTACCTGTCGCCTGAAAATAAAATCTATGAGGCTATGGAGCTGATGGCAAAATACCGCATCTCAGGTGTTCCGATTACAGTTAACGGAAAGCTTGTCGGAATTATAACAAACAGAGATATTAGGTTTGAAACTGACTATTCAAAGCCTATAAAAGAGGTCATGACATCAAGCAATCTCATCACAGCAAAAGAAGGAATTACTTTAGAAGAAGCAAAGGAAATTATGAAAAAATACAAGATTGAAAAGCTTCCAATCGTCGATGATGAGGGTAACTTGAAAGGATTAATTACAATAAAAGATATTGAAAAAGCTGTAAAATATCCAAATGCAGCAAAAGACAGCAGAGGAAGGCTTTTGTGTGCTGCAGCAGTTGGTGTGTCAAAGGACACAGAACAGAGAGTTGATGCACTTGTAAAAGCCCAGGTTGATGTTATAGTTATTGACACAGCTCATGGCCATTCGAAAGGTGTTATTGAAACTCTCAAAAAGATTAAAGCAAAGTATCCAAATCTTCAGGTTGTTGCTGGAAACATTGCAACAGCAGAGGCTGCGTATGACCTTATCAAAGCAGGAGCAGACTGCATAAAGGTTGGAATTGGTCCCGGGTCGATCTGTACAACAAGAGTGGTAGCTGGAGTTGGTGTTCCACAAATAACGGCTATCATGGACTGCGCAGAGGTTGCAAAAGAATACGGGATTCCTGTTATTGCAGATGGTGGTATAAGGTATTCAGGTGACATTACCAAGGCTTTAGCGGCTGGTGCAGATGTTGTAATGATAGGAAGCCTATTTGCTGGGTGTGAGGAAAGCCCTGGCGAGTGTGAGATTTATCAAGGCCGAAGGTTTAAGGTTTACCGTGGCATGGGCTCACTTTCTGCAATGAAAGCAGGAAGCAAGGATAGATATTTCCAAGAAGATGCTTCAAAGCTTGTGCCAGAAGGTGTTGAAGGAAGAGTGCCATATAAAGGGCCATTAGAGGATACAGTGTTCCAGCTTGTTGGTGGTCTTAAAGCTGGAATGGGTTATTGCGGTGCAAGGACTATCAAAGAGCTTCAGGAGAAGGCAAAGTTTGTGAAAATTACACAAGCAGGTGTGAGAGAAAGCCATCCGCACGATATTTACATTACAAAAGAGGCACCAAATTATTCACTGCATGTTGAGTAA
- the larE gene encoding ATP-dependent sacrificial sulfur transferase LarE yields MVDPKLSYEKLEKLKNLLQSYKSVLVAFSGGVDSTFLLKVCHDVLGENCVAVFSNSALSPKREKQEAEKLAGAIGAKLIVLERDIFANEDFLKNDMFRCYYCKKDLIKRLKELKENLRLNQIVEGSNIDDLKDFRPGRKALEEGGIKSPLFEVGFTKDEIRFLSKEFGLPTFNKPSMACLVTRIPYGSQVTLQKLEMIEKAEEVLLEKGFKQVRVRHHDDIARIEVDFEELPRFFDLELMKDISNKIKSFGFKFVALDLCGYKMGSMNQQ; encoded by the coding sequence ATGGTTGATCCAAAGCTTTCTTATGAGAAGCTTGAGAAACTAAAAAATCTTTTACAGTCTTACAAAAGCGTACTTGTTGCGTTTTCAGGGGGAGTTGATTCTACATTTTTATTAAAAGTCTGCCATGATGTTTTGGGTGAAAATTGCGTTGCTGTTTTTTCAAACTCTGCCTTAAGTCCAAAAAGAGAAAAACAAGAAGCAGAAAAACTTGCTGGTGCTATCGGAGCAAAACTAATTGTGCTTGAGAGGGATATATTTGCTAATGAGGATTTTTTAAAAAATGACATGTTCAGGTGCTATTATTGTAAAAAGGACTTGATAAAAAGACTAAAAGAGTTAAAAGAGAACTTGAGACTAAACCAAATAGTTGAAGGTTCTAACATAGACGACTTAAAAGATTTTCGGCCTGGCAGAAAAGCTTTGGAGGAAGGAGGTATTAAAAGCCCTTTATTTGAGGTTGGATTTACAAAAGATGAGATAAGATTTTTATCAAAAGAATTTGGTCTTCCTACTTTTAATAAGCCATCAATGGCGTGTTTAGTTACCCGTATACCCTATGGTAGTCAAGTAACCTTGCAAAAACTTGAGATGATTGAAAAGGCAGAAGAAGTTTTGCTTGAAAAAGGCTTCAAACAAGTACGAGTTAGGCACCATGACGATATTGCCAGAATTGAGGTTGATTTTGAGGAACTTCCAAGATTTTTTGATTTAGAGTTGATGAAAGATATTTCAAATAAAATTAAAAGTTTTGGATTTAAATTTGTCGCACTTGACCTGTGTGGCTACAAGATGGGAAGCATGAACCAACAATAA
- a CDS encoding nucleotidyltransferase family protein gives MSDIKLENYQDVINKVVEELKELYGDKLKKIVLYGSYAKGTQNEESDIDIAVLVDEDEQALKDYENKLDEIISEIGYRSLKLISIVDISYQRYMQYKEILPYYKNIENEGIVLYG, from the coding sequence GTGAGTGATATCAAACTGGAAAATTACCAAGATGTTATTAATAAAGTGGTTGAAGAGTTAAAAGAATTATATGGTGATAAACTAAAAAAAATAGTCCTCTATGGTTCATATGCTAAAGGAACTCAAAATGAAGAATCTGATATTGATATAGCGGTATTAGTTGATGAGGACGAGCAAGCGTTAAAAGACTATGAAAATAAGTTGGATGAAATAATAAGTGAAATTGGATATAGAAGCTTGAAATTAATTTCTATAGTAGACATCAGTTATCAGAGATATATGCAATATAAAGAAATCTTACCTTACTATAAAAATATAGAGAACGAAGGGATTGTATTGTATGGATGA
- the lepB gene encoding signal peptidase I — protein sequence MKMEEQTLKLQNKVLKEVIEWILWIGGAVLVALILRTYVFSLVIVPTGSMLNTIQLNDRLFVYKLGYALHIQDVKRGDIVVFKYPDDRKTLYVKRVIGLPGDTIEIKDGILYINGKVYKENYLKEPMVGSFGPYKVPPGHYFMMGDNRNDSHDSRFWENKYVPRDDIIGKVEFRIWPLSRIGIVK from the coding sequence ATGAAAATGGAAGAGCAAACATTAAAACTACAAAACAAAGTACTCAAAGAAGTTATTGAATGGATTTTGTGGATAGGCGGAGCAGTTTTAGTTGCCCTTATTTTAAGAACATATGTCTTTTCGCTTGTAATTGTTCCCACAGGGTCGATGCTAAACACAATTCAACTCAATGACAGGTTGTTTGTGTACAAGCTTGGATACGCTCTGCATATCCAAGATGTAAAACGAGGCGATATTGTTGTGTTCAAGTACCCTGACGACAGAAAAACACTGTATGTCAAAAGGGTAATTGGACTTCCGGGCGATACAATAGAGATAAAAGATGGTATTTTGTACATCAACGGAAAAGTGTACAAGGAAAACTATCTAAAAGAGCCAATGGTAGGGAGCTTTGGACCGTATAAAGTGCCACCTGGGCATTATTTCATGATGGGTGATAACAGGAACGACTCACACGACAGCCGATTCTGGGAAAACAAGTATGTTCCCCGTGATGATATTATTGGCAAGGTTGAATTTAGAATATGGCCTCTTTCCAGAATAGGGATTGTAAAATAG
- a CDS encoding glutamate-5-semialdehyde dehydrogenase produces the protein MSDLIYKAKKVKEASKKLMNLSESQKNLALSCISKKILDNMEYILVENQKDMENAQNKGIKGALLDRLKLTEDRIRQICKGIEDVIKLPDPVGEVISMWKRPNGLIIGQKRVPIGAIGIIYEARPNVTVDAAVLCLKAGNSVLLRGGSEAINSNIALVKTMKEGLIEAGIDEGSIEIVEDTSRETAVAMMKLNEYLDLLIPRGGANLIKTVVQNATVPVIETGVGNCHVFVDESADFEMAKRIVVNAKTQRPGVCNAAEKLLVHKNIAESFLPMIVRELMSKGVEIRGCSKTVEICKKNGIEVKEATEDDWYTEYLDLIIGVKVVDSVDAAIEHINKYGSKHSEAIVTRDYFNAQKFLDLVDAAACYVNASTRFTDGFEFGFGAEIGISTQKLHARGPMGLKELTTIKYIIYGSGQVRE, from the coding sequence ATGAGTGACTTGATTTACAAAGCAAAAAAGGTGAAAGAGGCTTCAAAAAAACTTATGAATCTTTCTGAAAGCCAGAAAAACCTTGCCTTGAGCTGCATATCAAAAAAGATTTTAGATAACATGGAATACATTCTTGTTGAAAACCAAAAAGACATGGAAAATGCACAAAACAAAGGTATAAAGGGTGCGCTTTTAGACAGGCTAAAACTAACAGAAGATAGAATAAGACAGATTTGCAAGGGAATAGAAGATGTTATAAAGCTTCCAGATCCTGTTGGCGAGGTTATTTCTATGTGGAAGCGCCCAAATGGGCTTATTATTGGACAAAAAAGAGTACCAATTGGGGCAATTGGTATAATCTATGAGGCACGTCCAAATGTGACAGTTGACGCAGCTGTGCTGTGTTTAAAAGCAGGAAATAGCGTTCTTTTGCGAGGCGGCTCAGAAGCTATAAATTCTAACATCGCACTTGTCAAGACAATGAAAGAGGGATTGATTGAAGCAGGGATTGATGAAGGTAGCATAGAGATTGTAGAGGATACATCAAGAGAGACAGCAGTGGCTATGATGAAGCTCAATGAATATTTAGACCTTTTGATTCCGCGCGGGGGAGCAAATTTGATAAAGACAGTTGTTCAAAATGCAACTGTGCCTGTAATTGAAACAGGTGTTGGCAACTGCCATGTGTTTGTCGATGAGAGTGCTGATTTTGAGATGGCAAAAAGAATTGTAGTTAACGCGAAAACACAGCGGCCCGGTGTTTGCAATGCAGCTGAAAAGCTCCTTGTCCACAAAAATATAGCAGAGAGCTTTTTGCCAATGATTGTAAGGGAACTTATGTCAAAAGGTGTTGAAATAAGAGGTTGTAGCAAGACAGTTGAAATCTGCAAGAAAAATGGTATTGAGGTAAAAGAGGCAACTGAAGATGACTGGTACACAGAGTATTTGGATTTGATAATAGGTGTGAAGGTTGTTGATAGTGTTGATGCGGCAATAGAACACATAAATAAGTACGGTTCGAAACACTCAGAGGCAATTGTTACAAGGGATTATTTCAATGCACAAAAGTTTTTGGACTTGGTTGATGCGGCAGCTTGTTATGTAAACGCCTCAACAAGATTCACAGACGGATTTGAATTTGGCTTTGGTGCAGAAATTGGAATCTCTACTCAAAAGCTTCACGCAAGAGGTCCTATGGGACTAAAAGAGCTCACAACTATAAAATACATTATCTATGGAAGCGGGCAGGTAAGAGAATAG
- a CDS encoding HEPN domain-containing protein, translated as MDEYIKALSFYRLEKAKEDLKAAKVNYENGLYKASINRSYYAIFHAIRAVNAINKFDSKRHSGVIAYFNQHFIHTEKFSKELYKIVASAFKLRERCDYDDFYMVSRDQAENQLKNAEFFIKEVERFICEHFKEK; from the coding sequence ATGGATGAGTATATTAAAGCTCTTTCATTTTATCGTCTGGAAAAAGCCAAAGAAGATTTAAAAGCTGCTAAAGTAAATTATGAGAATGGACTTTACAAAGCTTCTATTAATAGGTCTTATTATGCAATATTTCATGCGATTCGAGCCGTTAATGCAATAAACAAATTTGATTCGAAAAGACATTCAGGTGTAATAGCATATTTTAATCAGCATTTTATTCATACTGAGAAATTTAGCAAAGAACTCTATAAAATAGTAGCTTCGGCATTTAAATTAAGAGAAAGATGTGACTATGATGATTTTTATATGGTGTCAAGAGACCAAGCAGAAAATCAACTGAAAAATGCTGAATTTTTCATTAAAGAAGTTGAAAGGTTTATTTGCGAGCATTTTAAAGAAAAATAA